One region of Paralichthys olivaceus isolate ysfri-2021 chromosome 12, ASM2471397v2, whole genome shotgun sequence genomic DNA includes:
- the arhgap11a gene encoding rho GTPase-activating protein 11A isoform X2, with protein MKVMERNVMRLVAVQHLRTAYGVKTKNWNKNKASSCKTTASSSTKVFGVSLESLPYYNMESGSVPSFLVDACMNLLAHVDTEGLFRKSGSVIRLKALRAKLDAGEECLSTALPCDVAGLVKQFFRELPEPVLPTELQEAFLKAQQLPTAEDRTSATLLLSCVLPDRNLSVLRHFFDFLHNVSQRSAENKMDSSNLSVILAPNLLHSGDGTEKMNANTEKRLRLQAAVVQCFIENALRFGVLPQFLLAKVPATMGCEAGVLSPTHDELEELDLNSGMKRRQRRSFGDMVSGALNKIKTNRTPTHANQSDSLVFSSATPVIATPSSKRKLPMESGQSFGFSNKKRRSVKKSLGIDLLPNTLFSGISTPGSAYSASGVLDSSQNAPSSAGRSRRQSVTSVRRKSRRFSSRHAVNRVESGRAGCFSPKVKKEAPRKSLRLRFSLGKSSKDAGSESIGWRLATQESTTSFCFTKETEFSPSVLPRKTECKSTKFISKSEDNLLTPQCNSLQTSWSVETPVGAQAFSGGSFTDTPMKICLKNTYVSEPAIVVSKPPVVSSLPMKLCCASSAGSLESESSITEAQSQTGPTLLKIKKAFRESGSDLQAVARVSCSSAGANVTQPSGSVPVRPPETKVLSVDTSSLPSKQKFLANDQNITFGQMEIAALSPLHIDSVIFESGVYCSPALKADKAGTRAAPVSPNGSMVGDSESEAEQVNCSRLIDALDIQSPAHFKLGVTSGLQSTPYKQGLELHLSTPPRVSTTVSTVQEKDEFSPEIGTKVQNQPPLSPRSLETEKRHVAEHIQHFNKLTLHSPRGPKGKQIRSPLKFQRTPVRQTVRRINSLLGDSRRPTRRSQSSQVVKAVSLESGLSPHPQLVPHQDEPPEGQATSRCPIKKPPPVPPKKPSTLARKPKLCALGDVTNKVQPKTKVDSSVAESPGAQKPLVLQVAEKEMNHYRGSPRNPLNQARLLSATRPVDL; from the exons CTTTCTGGTTGATGCATGTATGAATCTGCTGGCACATGTCGACACAGAGGGGCTGTTCAGAAAATCAGGCTCTGTCATTCGCCTGAAAGCACTCAGG GCAAAACTGGATGCGGGTGAGGAGTGCCTGTCCACTGCACTTCCCTGTGATGTGGCTGGCCTGGTCAAGCAGTTCTTCAGGGAGCTGCCAGAGCCTGTGCtgcccacagagctgcaggaggcctTCCTCAAGGCCCAGCAGCTTCCCACTGCGGAGGACAGGACCTCTGCAACCCTGCTGCTGTCCTGTGTGCTGCCCGACAGAAACCTCTCTGTCCTGCGTCACTTTTTTGACTTCCTCCATAATGTGTCTCAGAG GAGTGCAGAGAATAAGATGGACAGCAGCAACTTGTCTGTAATACTCGCCCCTAACCTCCTTCACTCTGGAGACGGTACAGAGAAGATGAACGCCAACACTGAGAAGCGCCTCAGGCTCCAGGCAGCTGTAGTACAGTGCTTCATAGAGAACGCCCTCCGTTTTG GTGTGTTGCCACAGTTCCTTCTGGCAAAGGTTCCAGCCACGATGGGCTGTGAGGCGGGGGTGCTGTCCCCAACTCACGATGAACTCGAGGAGCTGGACTTGAACTCAGGGATGAAAAGGAGACAGAGACGCAGCTTTGGAG atATGGTCAGTGGTGCACTGAATAAGATAAAAACTAATAGAACACCCACACATGCCAACCAGTCAGACAGTCTTG tctTTTCCTCTGCAACTCCTGTGATTGCAACCCCATCGTCCAAGCGAAAACTCCCCATGGAATCTGGTCAGTCTTTTGGATTCTCAAACAAGAAACGTAGATCCGTCAAAAAGAGCCTCGGGATAGATTTACTTCCTAATACACTGTTCAGCGGCATCTCCACTCCTGGATCAG ctTATAGTGCCTCTGGGGTCTTGGACTCTTCCCAAAATGCCCCGTCCTCAGCCGGGAGGTCCAGAAGACAGTCAGTGACctctgtgaggaggaagagtcGACGATTTAGTAGCAGACATGCTGTCAACAG AGTTGAATCCGGACGAGCCGGCTGCTTTTCTCCTAAAGTCAAAAAAGAGGCACCACGCAAATCTCTGCGTTTGCGTTTCAGCCTGGGGAAGAGCAGCAAAGATGCT GGATCTGAGTCCATTGGCTGGCGACTTGCCACGCAGGAGAGCACCACCAGTTTCTGTTTCACCAAAGAGACAGAGTTCAGTCCATCAGTCCTGCCCAGAAAAACCGAGTGCAAGA GCACCAAGTTTATCAGTAAGTCTGAAGACAACCTGCTGACCCCCCAATGCAACTCCCTTCAGACCTCATGGAGTGTGGAGACCCCAGTAGGAGCGCAGGCTTTCAGCGGAGGGTCTTTCACAGATACACCGATGAAGATATGCCTAAAGAACACCTACGTGTCTGAGCCGGCCATTGTCGTGTCCAAGCCCCCGGTCGTGAGCAGCCTTCCCATGAAGCTGTGTTGTGCCTCCAGCGCCGGCAGCCTTGAGAGCGAGAGCTCCATCACGGAAGCCCAGAGCCAAACCGGCCCCACGCTGCTGAAAATCAAGAAGGCCTTCAGAGAGTCGGGCAGTGACCTCCAGGCTGTCGCACGggtctcctgcagctctgccgGAGCAAATGTAACACAGCCATCAGGCAGCGTCCCTGTCCGTCCACCAGAGACTAAAGTTCTGTCTGTGGACACCTCCAGCCTCCCATCCAAGCAGAAGTTCCTGGCTAATGATCAGAACATTACTTTTGGCCAGATGGAAAtagctgctctctctcctctgcataTTGATAGTGTGATATTTGAATCTGGTGTATACTGTAGTCCAGCACTGAAGGCTGATAAAGCTGGAACTCGTGCCGCTCCTGTCAGTCCTAATGGTTCCATGGTGGGAGACAGTGAAAGTGAGGCAGAGCAGGTGAACTGCAGCAGGTTGATCGACGCACTGGACATCCAGAGCCCCGCTCACTTCAAGCTGGGTGTCACCTCCGGCCTGCAATCCACTCCATATAAGCAGGGACTTGAACTCCACCTCAGTACTCCTCCTAGAGTCAGTACCACAGTCAGCACGGTACAAGAAAAAGATGAGTTTTCCCCAGAGATCGGTACCAAAGTCCAGAACCAGCCACCACTCTCACCACGCAGCCTGGAGACCGAGAAGCGGCACGTGGCCGAGCACATTCAGCACTTCAACAAGCTCACCCTTCATTCTCCCAGAGGCCCCAAGGGCAAGCAAATCAGGTCGCCTCTCAAGTTTCAGCGAACCCCTGTACGCCAGACAGTCCGCAGGATCAACTCCCTCCTGGGGGATAGCAGGAGACCCACCAGGAGGAGCCAGAGCAGCCAAGTGGTCAAGGCGGTGAGCTTGGAGAGCGGCCTCTCCCCTCACCCACAGCTTGTCCCTCACCAGGATGAGCCACCAGAGGGACAGGCCACCAGCAGGTGTCCCATAAAGAAACCACCTCCGGTGCCACCCAAAAAGCCAAGCACCCTGGCCCGTAAACCCAAACTGTGCGCTTTAGGCGATGTGACCAACAAGGTCCAACCAAAGACCAAAGTGGACTCTTCTGTGGCGGAGTCGCCGGGAGCTCAGAAGCCTCTGGTGCTGCAGGTcgcagagaaagaaatgaaccATTACCGAGGTTCACCGAGGAATCCTCTGAACCAGGCACGACTGCTGTCTGCCACCAGGCCTGTAGATTTATAG
- the arhgap11a gene encoding rho GTPase-activating protein 11A isoform X1, giving the protein MKVMERNVMRLVAVQHLRTAYGVKTKNWNKNKASSCKTTASSSTKVFGVSLESLPYYNMESGSVPSFLVDACMNLLAHVDTEGLFRKSGSVIRLKALRAKLDAGEECLSTALPCDVAGLVKQFFRELPEPVLPTELQEAFLKAQQLPTAEDRTSATLLLSCVLPDRNLSVLRHFFDFLHNVSQRSAENKMDSSNLSVILAPNLLHSGDGTEKMNANTEKRLRLQAAVVQCFIENALRFGVLPQFLLAKVPATMGCEAGVLSPTHDELEELDLNSGMKRRQRRSFGVFSSATPVIATPSSKRKLPMESGQSFGFSNKKRRSVKKSLGIDLLPNTLFSGISTPGSAYSASGVLDSSQNAPSSAGRSRRQSVTSVRRKSRRFSSRHAVNRVESGRAGCFSPKVKKEAPRKSLRLRFSLGKSSKDAGSESIGWRLATQESTTSFCFTKETEFSPSVLPRKTECKSTKFISKSEDNLLTPQCNSLQTSWSVETPVGAQAFSGGSFTDTPMKICLKNTYVSEPAIVVSKPPVVSSLPMKLCCASSAGSLESESSITEAQSQTGPTLLKIKKAFRESGSDLQAVARVSCSSAGANVTQPSGSVPVRPPETKVLSVDTSSLPSKQKFLANDQNITFGQMEIAALSPLHIDSVIFESGVYCSPALKADKAGTRAAPVSPNGSMVGDSESEAEQVNCSRLIDALDIQSPAHFKLGVTSGLQSTPYKQGLELHLSTPPRVSTTVSTVQEKDEFSPEIGTKVQNQPPLSPRSLETEKRHVAEHIQHFNKLTLHSPRGPKGKQIRSPLKFQRTPVRQTVRRINSLLGDSRRPTRRSQSSQVVKAVSLESGLSPHPQLVPHQDEPPEGQATSRCPIKKPPPVPPKKPSTLARKPKLCALGDVTNKVQPKTKVDSSVAESPGAQKPLVLQVAEKEMNHYRGSPRNPLNQARLLSATRPVDL; this is encoded by the exons CTTTCTGGTTGATGCATGTATGAATCTGCTGGCACATGTCGACACAGAGGGGCTGTTCAGAAAATCAGGCTCTGTCATTCGCCTGAAAGCACTCAGG GCAAAACTGGATGCGGGTGAGGAGTGCCTGTCCACTGCACTTCCCTGTGATGTGGCTGGCCTGGTCAAGCAGTTCTTCAGGGAGCTGCCAGAGCCTGTGCtgcccacagagctgcaggaggcctTCCTCAAGGCCCAGCAGCTTCCCACTGCGGAGGACAGGACCTCTGCAACCCTGCTGCTGTCCTGTGTGCTGCCCGACAGAAACCTCTCTGTCCTGCGTCACTTTTTTGACTTCCTCCATAATGTGTCTCAGAG GAGTGCAGAGAATAAGATGGACAGCAGCAACTTGTCTGTAATACTCGCCCCTAACCTCCTTCACTCTGGAGACGGTACAGAGAAGATGAACGCCAACACTGAGAAGCGCCTCAGGCTCCAGGCAGCTGTAGTACAGTGCTTCATAGAGAACGCCCTCCGTTTTG GTGTGTTGCCACAGTTCCTTCTGGCAAAGGTTCCAGCCACGATGGGCTGTGAGGCGGGGGTGCTGTCCCCAACTCACGATGAACTCGAGGAGCTGGACTTGAACTCAGGGATGAAAAGGAGACAGAGACGCAGCTTTGGAG tctTTTCCTCTGCAACTCCTGTGATTGCAACCCCATCGTCCAAGCGAAAACTCCCCATGGAATCTGGTCAGTCTTTTGGATTCTCAAACAAGAAACGTAGATCCGTCAAAAAGAGCCTCGGGATAGATTTACTTCCTAATACACTGTTCAGCGGCATCTCCACTCCTGGATCAG ctTATAGTGCCTCTGGGGTCTTGGACTCTTCCCAAAATGCCCCGTCCTCAGCCGGGAGGTCCAGAAGACAGTCAGTGACctctgtgaggaggaagagtcGACGATTTAGTAGCAGACATGCTGTCAACAG AGTTGAATCCGGACGAGCCGGCTGCTTTTCTCCTAAAGTCAAAAAAGAGGCACCACGCAAATCTCTGCGTTTGCGTTTCAGCCTGGGGAAGAGCAGCAAAGATGCT GGATCTGAGTCCATTGGCTGGCGACTTGCCACGCAGGAGAGCACCACCAGTTTCTGTTTCACCAAAGAGACAGAGTTCAGTCCATCAGTCCTGCCCAGAAAAACCGAGTGCAAGA GCACCAAGTTTATCAGTAAGTCTGAAGACAACCTGCTGACCCCCCAATGCAACTCCCTTCAGACCTCATGGAGTGTGGAGACCCCAGTAGGAGCGCAGGCTTTCAGCGGAGGGTCTTTCACAGATACACCGATGAAGATATGCCTAAAGAACACCTACGTGTCTGAGCCGGCCATTGTCGTGTCCAAGCCCCCGGTCGTGAGCAGCCTTCCCATGAAGCTGTGTTGTGCCTCCAGCGCCGGCAGCCTTGAGAGCGAGAGCTCCATCACGGAAGCCCAGAGCCAAACCGGCCCCACGCTGCTGAAAATCAAGAAGGCCTTCAGAGAGTCGGGCAGTGACCTCCAGGCTGTCGCACGggtctcctgcagctctgccgGAGCAAATGTAACACAGCCATCAGGCAGCGTCCCTGTCCGTCCACCAGAGACTAAAGTTCTGTCTGTGGACACCTCCAGCCTCCCATCCAAGCAGAAGTTCCTGGCTAATGATCAGAACATTACTTTTGGCCAGATGGAAAtagctgctctctctcctctgcataTTGATAGTGTGATATTTGAATCTGGTGTATACTGTAGTCCAGCACTGAAGGCTGATAAAGCTGGAACTCGTGCCGCTCCTGTCAGTCCTAATGGTTCCATGGTGGGAGACAGTGAAAGTGAGGCAGAGCAGGTGAACTGCAGCAGGTTGATCGACGCACTGGACATCCAGAGCCCCGCTCACTTCAAGCTGGGTGTCACCTCCGGCCTGCAATCCACTCCATATAAGCAGGGACTTGAACTCCACCTCAGTACTCCTCCTAGAGTCAGTACCACAGTCAGCACGGTACAAGAAAAAGATGAGTTTTCCCCAGAGATCGGTACCAAAGTCCAGAACCAGCCACCACTCTCACCACGCAGCCTGGAGACCGAGAAGCGGCACGTGGCCGAGCACATTCAGCACTTCAACAAGCTCACCCTTCATTCTCCCAGAGGCCCCAAGGGCAAGCAAATCAGGTCGCCTCTCAAGTTTCAGCGAACCCCTGTACGCCAGACAGTCCGCAGGATCAACTCCCTCCTGGGGGATAGCAGGAGACCCACCAGGAGGAGCCAGAGCAGCCAAGTGGTCAAGGCGGTGAGCTTGGAGAGCGGCCTCTCCCCTCACCCACAGCTTGTCCCTCACCAGGATGAGCCACCAGAGGGACAGGCCACCAGCAGGTGTCCCATAAAGAAACCACCTCCGGTGCCACCCAAAAAGCCAAGCACCCTGGCCCGTAAACCCAAACTGTGCGCTTTAGGCGATGTGACCAACAAGGTCCAACCAAAGACCAAAGTGGACTCTTCTGTGGCGGAGTCGCCGGGAGCTCAGAAGCCTCTGGTGCTGCAGGTcgcagagaaagaaatgaaccATTACCGAGGTTCACCGAGGAATCCTCTGAACCAGGCACGACTGCTGTCTGCCACCAGGCCTGTAGATTTATAG